Below is a genomic region from Brevinematia bacterium.
CAAACTTGTTGAGAGTATTAGTTACCTTGAAGGGTTCTAATACAATGTTGATATAACTTTCTATTCCTCTGAAATACTCTTTCAGATCTTTACCGTTTATTGTAATTCTACCCTTACCACCAGGCTTTAGGAAAACTCTGGTGACAGAAGTTTTTCTTGCACCTCTTGTTGGAGTTGTTAGGGTTTTCATATTACCTCCTAAATTTTGTATTCAATTGCACCAATAGGAGCTTTAATATTTTCGTCTTTGAAGACAATAAGCCTTCGCAATCTATGTTTTCTCAGTCTATTTTTCGGTAGCATTCCTCTCACAACTCTTTCAAATACAAACCTTGGATTTTTTGCTATTGCTTCCTTAAAGTGAAGGTGCTTCAACCCACCTGGGTATCCAGAGTGCCAGAAGAATACCTTATACTCGGGCTTTTTACCTGTCAGGATAGCTTTTGAAGCATTCTTAACAATAACGAAATCACCGTTATCAATATGAGGAGTATAGTTAACTTTATGTTTGCCCATAAGAAGTTTTGCTATAACAACACCTAGTCTTCCTAAGGGTTTCCCTTCGGCATCTATAACGTAATATTTTCTTGATACTTCGCTCCCTTTGATCATTATTGTCTTCATACATTTTCACCTTTCTTGCTTATTATAAACTTAGTTTCCACAGATTCTCAAGTTAAGAATTGTAATCAACAGTAAATTCCAAAATTTGGAGATTTGCAAATTATATATTTGTTGTAAAGGTTTTGAAATAGTTGAAAAAGTTTAGTTTTTACATTTAATCTAAGTGTATCCTTAAGGGGAGTTGAGTATGGGAGGCAAGGTGAAAGTTTTCTGCGCGGATGGTTTTTCAAAGGTTGGCCTGGATATACTCTCTTACTATGAAGAGATCTCTGTTACTGTTAATGAGAAGACTTCAAAAGAAGAACTTATTGATAAGATACCAGGCTATGATGTTTTGGTAGTTAGAAGTTCAACGAAAGTTGATAGAGATGTAATTGATGCAGGCAAGAGGCTAAAGATAATAGCCAGGGCTGGTGTGGGATTGGATACGATAGATGTTTCTTATGCTACTCAGAAGGGAATAGTTGTTATGAATTCTCCCACAGGTAATGTTATCTCCACTGCTGAACATGCTATAGCTTTATTATTCTCAATAGCAAGAAAAATACCGTTTGCTCACATTTCTACGGTTAATGGAGGGTGGGATAGGAAATCATTTAGAGGTGTTGAGCTTTATAGGAAGAAAATAGGTGTCATTGGTCTTGGTAAGATTGGGACTGAGGTTGCTAAGAGATGTTTAGCGCTTGGAATGGAAGTTTTAGCTTATGATCCGTATGTAACTGAAGAAAGAGCATCACAGATAGGTGTTAGACTCTGCGATCTTGAGGAAATCTATAGAGAATCGGATTTTATAACCTTCCATGTTCCGTTAACAGAGCAGACTAAGAACATGGTTACTAGGAAAGAGATAGAAATGATGAAACCTAC
It encodes:
- the rplM gene encoding 50S ribosomal protein L13 — protein: MKTIMIKGSEVSRKYYVIDAEGKPLGRLGVVIAKLLMGKHKVNYTPHIDNGDFVIVKNASKAILTGKKPEYKVFFWHSGYPGGLKHLHFKEAIAKNPRFVFERVVRGMLPKNRLRKHRLRRLIVFKDENIKAPIGAIEYKI